The following coding sequences are from one Virgibacillus necropolis window:
- a CDS encoding CAP domain-containing protein, with translation MLLIILLAFWTRPFWEDSAREFIPEAVSDTFHSAKDFTTQTIDNDFDFDKVRDQATSLYNSVIDSVQEKEQKQVEKPELATPDEQSFSIGNVELGDAKNDVEEMYGAPSRESENEYGVDWSTYHENYQNFMMVAYDEQEVVRGLFTNQDLLSSQFNIALGDTKAVVNDTLGEPEELIRNGLFNYQITSEGEYDVYQIDGNYVTIFYDIHEGNEVTAIQIIDEDLEAAKDSLYTTGSEELKEGFEYQLFDLTNSTRVNHNLPVLEWNEAARETARKHSTDMAENQFFSHTNLQGQSPFDRMEEDEIAFTTAGENLAYGQFSSIFAHQGLMNSLGHRKNILHNGFTELGVGVAFNDNNQPFYTENFFSNQWLY, from the coding sequence ATGCTGTTAATTATATTGTTGGCGTTTTGGACGAGACCGTTTTGGGAAGACTCCGCTCGTGAATTTATTCCTGAAGCCGTTAGTGATACTTTTCACTCTGCAAAGGATTTTACTACCCAAACGATAGATAATGACTTTGATTTTGACAAGGTGAGAGATCAAGCTACATCTCTTTACAATTCCGTAATTGATTCTGTGCAAGAAAAAGAACAAAAGCAGGTAGAAAAACCTGAACTAGCAACGCCAGACGAGCAGTCCTTTTCAATTGGAAACGTAGAGTTAGGGGATGCAAAAAATGACGTTGAAGAAATGTACGGAGCGCCATCACGAGAAAGTGAGAATGAATATGGTGTAGATTGGTCCACTTACCATGAAAACTACCAAAATTTTATGATGGTTGCATATGATGAACAAGAAGTTGTTCGTGGGTTATTCACAAATCAAGATTTGCTCTCTTCACAGTTTAATATAGCATTAGGAGACACAAAAGCTGTAGTGAACGATACGTTGGGTGAACCAGAAGAATTGATTCGCAATGGCTTGTTTAACTATCAAATCACTAGCGAAGGAGAATACGATGTATACCAAATAGATGGGAACTATGTGACTATCTTTTACGATATTCATGAAGGAAATGAGGTCACAGCTATTCAAATAATTGATGAGGACTTAGAAGCTGCGAAGGACTCTCTCTATACTACCGGTAGTGAAGAATTAAAAGAGGGTTTTGAATATCAATTATTTGACCTAACTAATTCTACTCGTGTAAATCACAACCTCCCTGTCTTAGAGTGGAACGAGGCCGCAAGAGAAACTGCTAGAAAACACAGTACTGATATGGCGGAAAATCAATTCTTTAGTCATACGAATTTACAAGGCCAGTCTCCTTTTGATCGAATGGAAGAAGACGAAATTGCTTTTACAACTGCTGGAGAAAACCTAGCTTACGGGCAATTTAGCAGTATTTTCGCCCACCAAGGCTTAATGAATTCACTAGGACACCGCAAGAATATATTACACAATGGGTTTACTGAGTTAGGAGTTGGTGTTGCTTTTAATGACAACAACCAGCCATTTTATACGGAGAACTTTTTTAGTAATCAATGGTTATACTAA
- the glmM gene encoding phosphoglucosamine mutase — MGKYFGTDGVRGIANDELTPELAFKLGRCGGFVLTKDIKKPKVLIGRDTRISGPMLEGALVAGLLSIGAEVMRLGVISTPGVAYLTKATKAEAGVMISASHNPVEDNGIKFFGPDGFKLTDEQEEEIETLMDSEDLLPRPVGEEVGQVSDYFEGGQKYISFLKGSVDNEFEGMQIALDCANGSTSSLASHLFADLEADIYTIGSSPDGLNINDGVGSTHPETLQAFVSEKGADIGLAFDGDGDRLIAVDEKGQLVDGDQIMYICGKYMNEKGHLHHNTVVSTVMSNLGFYKALEDNGMRSDKTAVGDRYVMEEMRKGGYNLGGEQSGHIIFLDYITTGDGLLTALQLVNVLKETGKPLSELAAEMEIFPQVLKNVKVTDKKNALTNPKITEAIDEVEREMAGEGRVLVRPSGTEPLVRVMVEAPTKADCERYADCVVAVIDDLLGMK, encoded by the coding sequence ATGGGTAAATATTTTGGTACAGATGGTGTCCGAGGAATAGCAAACGATGAACTAACTCCCGAGCTTGCATTTAAACTAGGACGTTGTGGTGGATTTGTTTTAACAAAAGACATAAAGAAACCTAAAGTTTTAATTGGGCGAGATACACGGATTTCTGGACCTATGCTAGAAGGTGCATTAGTTGCTGGTCTATTATCAATAGGTGCTGAAGTAATGCGTCTTGGTGTTATTTCTACACCGGGTGTTGCTTATTTGACGAAAGCAACCAAGGCAGAAGCGGGTGTTATGATTTCAGCTTCACACAATCCAGTAGAAGATAACGGGATAAAGTTTTTCGGGCCAGACGGATTTAAATTAACCGATGAACAAGAGGAAGAAATCGAAACGTTAATGGATAGTGAAGATCTACTTCCTCGACCAGTCGGTGAAGAGGTTGGACAGGTAAGCGATTATTTTGAAGGTGGACAGAAATATATTTCCTTCTTAAAAGGATCCGTGGACAATGAATTCGAAGGTATGCAGATTGCGTTAGACTGTGCAAATGGATCAACGTCTAGCCTAGCATCGCATTTATTTGCTGATCTTGAAGCGGATATTTATACAATCGGAAGTTCTCCAGATGGATTGAACATAAATGACGGTGTAGGTTCGACCCACCCAGAAACCCTGCAAGCATTTGTCTCCGAAAAGGGCGCTGATATTGGTCTTGCTTTTGATGGTGATGGTGACCGTTTAATTGCTGTTGATGAAAAAGGGCAATTGGTGGACGGCGATCAGATTATGTATATTTGCGGTAAATATATGAATGAAAAAGGCCACTTACACCATAATACAGTAGTATCAACGGTCATGAGTAATTTGGGCTTTTATAAGGCATTAGAAGATAATGGCATGCGCAGTGATAAAACAGCAGTTGGTGACCGCTATGTAATGGAAGAAATGCGTAAAGGTGGATATAACCTCGGTGGTGAACAATCTGGACACATTATTTTCCTAGATTACATCACAACTGGTGATGGCCTTCTTACCGCATTACAACTCGTAAATGTGTTGAAGGAAACTGGAAAACCTTTATCAGAACTAGCAGCTGAAATGGAAATTTTCCCTCAGGTGTTAAAGAATGTAAAAGTTACCGATAAGAAAAACGCATTAACTAATCCGAAAATTACCGAAGCAATTGATGAAGTGGAGAGAGAAATGGCTGGAGAAGGACGCGTGCTTGTCCGTCCATCAGGTACTGAACCACTTGTACGCGTGATGGTCGAGGCACCAACAAAAGCGGATTGTGAACGATATGCGGACTGTGTTGTCGCTGTAATTGATGATTTATTAGGAATGAAATAA
- a CDS encoding sensor histidine kinase: protein MRTLYVRIIVVTMVIMIASSIIAFFASNIYYQHYLKPKNDAKITHISKNIVDIYNSNNKQGVSTYLKEMADLGYKFYLVDEAGDGQVYGESFRKNNLDSSNIERVLEGNVYHGIKQYPWRPFVTGFFDNELKNTIGVPIEVNGENYALFVRPNTAQQFGEMRFFLAVLLTLALTFSFLLVLISTSYIVKPIKRLTEATKKIAAGNYHMKLNVNRKDEIGRLAKDFSRMSDSLELTETKRQEFVSNVSHEIQSPLTSIQGFTELVRDEEMTADERHYYLTIIEKESKRLSMLGKQLLILSMLDHDDSGNTAFPVSIDDQIKEVVSTTEWQWQEKNLSIDLNLQAGEIIGSTDLIQQIWMNLMTNAIRYTDNGGTISITTKEDKSGVHVYIQDTGIGMTEADVAQIFDRFYKVDKARTRSDASTGLGLAIVKKIIEIHQGTIEVESEMGKGSTFHVYLPKK from the coding sequence ATGCGAACTCTTTATGTACGCATTATCGTCGTAACGATGGTAATTATGATTGCGAGTTCTATTATTGCCTTCTTCGCATCGAATATTTATTACCAACATTATTTAAAACCAAAGAATGATGCAAAAATTACACATATCAGTAAGAACATTGTAGATATTTATAATTCGAATAACAAACAAGGTGTTTCAACCTATCTAAAAGAAATGGCCGATCTAGGCTATAAATTTTATTTGGTGGATGAGGCTGGCGATGGACAGGTTTATGGGGAATCGTTTCGAAAAAACAATTTAGATTCCAGTAACATTGAACGTGTATTGGAGGGCAATGTCTATCATGGGATTAAGCAGTATCCATGGAGGCCCTTTGTGACAGGATTTTTTGATAATGAATTGAAAAATACAATTGGTGTTCCTATAGAAGTTAATGGAGAAAATTATGCTTTATTTGTACGGCCAAATACTGCACAGCAATTTGGTGAAATGCGGTTTTTTCTTGCAGTTTTACTTACTTTGGCACTAACCTTTTCTTTCTTATTAGTATTAATAAGTACAAGCTATATAGTAAAACCAATTAAACGGTTGACAGAAGCAACAAAGAAAATCGCTGCTGGGAACTACCATATGAAATTGAATGTTAATCGTAAGGATGAAATTGGCCGGCTGGCAAAGGACTTTTCAAGAATGAGTGATAGCTTAGAGCTAACAGAAACAAAACGACAAGAATTTGTTTCAAATGTATCCCACGAAATTCAGTCACCACTGACTTCGATACAAGGCTTTACTGAATTGGTTAGAGATGAAGAAATGACAGCAGATGAGCGACATTACTATCTAACTATTATTGAAAAAGAAAGTAAACGTTTATCCATGTTAGGGAAACAGCTACTTATCTTATCGATGCTTGATCATGATGATAGTGGTAACACGGCATTTCCAGTTTCTATCGATGATCAAATTAAAGAGGTTGTATCAACGACAGAGTGGCAATGGCAGGAGAAAAACCTCAGTATCGATTTAAATTTACAGGCAGGTGAAATTATAGGTTCAACGGATTTAATCCAACAAATCTGGATGAACTTAATGACGAATGCGATTCGCTATACAGATAATGGGGGAACTATATCCATTACAACGAAAGAGGACAAAAGTGGTGTACATGTATACATTCAAGATACTGGAATTGGAATGACAGAAGCGGATGTAGCGCAGATATTTGACCGATTCTATAAGGTGGATAAAGCGAGGACTAGAAGTGATGCTAGCACAGGTCTTGGGCTTGCAATTGTGAAGAAAATAATTGAAATTCATCAAGGAACCATCGAAGTGGAAAGCGAAATGGGCAAAGGTTCAACCTTTCATGTCTACCTACCGAAAAAGTAA
- a CDS encoding ABC transporter permease has product MFLAIRELTHAKFRYILISVIMVLIAMLIFIISGLAQGLSSDNASAVQNLQADYLVLEKDVEHKITRSLFPADKLETIQETEGVEAAVTLSVNMTSATEKGSDKQIDVALFTTDENSMLIPEVSSGETFSAPGQSELILDDSMKQEGVRLGDELQLGGSDQIFTVVGFTEKSRFSHTPVAYVGSGALGASNGKISAVALQVAEGKSETVKSELSGDFDILTKDELLKGIPGYSQEQASLTMMIVFLFVIGTFVLAVFFYVLTLQKTDQFGVLKALGTKTSYLIRNAISQVVLISVICIGIALGLTYGAATLFPKDLPFVLNITNMLQFSTVLLVVTILGSLLSLIQIVKVDPIQAIEGGAN; this is encoded by the coding sequence ATGTTTTTAGCGATAAGAGAATTAACTCATGCAAAGTTTAGGTATATATTAATTAGCGTCATTATGGTGCTAATCGCCATGTTGATTTTTATCATCTCGGGTTTGGCACAAGGTTTATCTTCAGATAATGCTTCTGCTGTTCAAAATTTACAAGCGGATTATCTGGTGCTAGAAAAAGACGTTGAACATAAGATTACTCGTTCACTGTTTCCTGCAGATAAATTGGAAACTATTCAGGAAACAGAGGGTGTTGAAGCAGCTGTAACACTTTCAGTCAACATGACAAGTGCCACTGAAAAAGGGTCAGATAAGCAAATTGATGTTGCACTATTTACGACGGATGAAAACAGCATGTTAATTCCTGAGGTAAGTAGTGGCGAGACGTTTTCAGCCCCTGGTCAATCAGAGTTAATTTTAGACGATTCCATGAAACAAGAAGGTGTACGGCTGGGCGATGAACTGCAATTAGGTGGTTCTGATCAAATCTTTACTGTAGTTGGATTTACCGAAAAATCACGGTTTAGTCACACACCAGTTGCCTATGTAGGAAGCGGGGCGCTAGGAGCATCCAATGGAAAAATTAGTGCAGTTGCACTTCAAGTGGCAGAGGGCAAGAGTGAAACGGTAAAAAGTGAACTCTCTGGTGATTTTGATATTTTGACAAAGGATGAATTATTAAAAGGAATACCGGGCTACTCCCAGGAACAAGCTTCACTAACAATGATGATTGTTTTCTTGTTTGTGATTGGTACGTTTGTACTGGCTGTGTTCTTCTATGTCTTAACGTTGCAAAAAACAGATCAATTTGGCGTGTTGAAGGCACTTGGAACAAAAACATCGTATTTAATACGGAATGCGATTTCACAGGTGGTATTAATCTCTGTAATTTGTATTGGCATTGCACTGGGTTTAACGTATGGAGCGGCAACATTGTTTCCAAAAGATTTACCATTTGTGCTTAATATCACGAACATGCTGCAATTTTCTACCGTATTGCTAGTTGTTACGATTCTTGGATCATTATTATCGCTCATTCAAATTGTGAAAGTTGATCCGATCCAGGCAATTGAAGGAGGGGCTAATTAA
- a CDS encoding response regulator transcription factor: protein MISVLLVDDDPHIRELLRFYLQKEGYRTVEAGDGQAALELLEKQTIHLAVVDIMMPHVNGYELCKEIRTYYDIPVIMLTAKGELIDKEKAFTAGTDDYIVKPFEPKEVLFRIKALLRRFQVMNEQSIHLGNTIIDRKSYEVKINGKTVILPLKEFELLAQLANYPNQIFTRDQLIELVWGNDFTGNDRTVDVHIKRLRERFTENNHDFSIKTIRGVGYKLERV from the coding sequence ATGATTTCTGTCTTACTTGTTGATGATGATCCACATATTAGGGAGCTGCTTCGCTTTTATTTGCAAAAAGAAGGCTATCGGACAGTTGAAGCCGGGGACGGACAAGCTGCACTAGAACTTTTAGAAAAACAGACGATTCATCTCGCTGTGGTAGACATTATGATGCCACATGTGAATGGTTATGAACTATGTAAAGAAATTCGTACATACTACGATATTCCTGTAATCATGCTGACAGCTAAGGGTGAACTAATCGATAAGGAAAAAGCTTTTACAGCTGGAACAGATGATTACATCGTAAAGCCTTTTGAACCGAAAGAGGTCTTATTCCGGATCAAAGCTTTACTTAGAAGATTTCAAGTAATGAATGAGCAGAGCATTCATCTAGGAAATACAATCATTGACCGAAAAAGCTACGAAGTAAAGATTAATGGTAAAACGGTTATTTTGCCATTAAAGGAGTTTGAGTTACTTGCACAGCTGGCTAACTATCCCAATCAAATTTTCACAAGGGACCAATTAATTGAATTAGTTTGGGGAAACGACTTCACTGGGAATGATCGGACGGTCGATGTACATATTAAGCGTTTACGAGAGCGTTTCACTGAAAATAATCATGATTTTTCTATTAAAACAATACGAGGTGTGGGTTACAAGCTTGAACGGGTGTAA
- a CDS encoding HNH endonuclease signature motif containing protein, with amino-acid sequence MSKKAKTRAKTKIKDGIKAIQKKPCAETVWHFNTIVMAIQNYYAAATQITNNLNELNFYLRKTLYNRLKDVRKEAKFKDMSSTLQKRYKGYEPQFYKIEDMVFVPIYAQRHKTNLCFSQNTCNYTAVSREKIHQNLKAIQKRVLHHVMTNFIPNRTIKYNDNRISKFIAQYGRCAVTGVELGLSDWHCHHKKPYHLTRDDRFSSLVVLHEPIHRLVHLKELKIKATLRALHVNHKQKEMINELRRQCSLQAI; translated from the coding sequence ATGTCGAAGAAAGCAAAAACGAGGGCCAAAACCAAAATAAAGGATGGCATAAAGGCAATTCAGAAGAAGCCTTGTGCTGAAACGGTCTGGCATTTCAATACCATTGTCATGGCGATACAAAATTATTACGCTGCTGCAACTCAAATTACAAATAATCTGAATGAGTTGAACTTCTATCTTCGTAAGACATTATATAATCGATTAAAAGACGTTAGAAAAGAAGCCAAGTTTAAGGATATGTCGAGTACGCTACAAAAACGCTATAAAGGGTACGAACCACAATTCTATAAGATAGAGGATATGGTATTTGTCCCCATCTATGCCCAACGGCATAAAACGAATTTATGTTTTTCACAAAATACTTGTAACTATACTGCCGTTAGCAGAGAAAAGATACATCAAAACCTAAAAGCGATTCAGAAAAGGGTACTTCATCATGTCATGACAAACTTTATTCCAAATCGAACGATTAAATATAACGATAATCGCATTAGTAAGTTTATTGCCCAATATGGCAGGTGTGCGGTAACAGGAGTGGAACTAGGTCTTTCGGATTGGCATTGTCATCATAAAAAGCCTTATCATCTCACAAGAGATGATCGGTTTTCGAGTCTGGTCGTGCTACATGAACCTATTCACCGACTTGTCCATTTAAAGGAGCTCAAAATTAAAGCTACACTTCGAGCATTACACGTGAACCATAAACAAAAAGAAATGATTAACGAACTTCGTAGACAATGCAGCCTTCAAGCAATCTAG
- a CDS encoding ABC transporter ATP-binding protein, whose product MKTLEMDNVTKIYHDGPKEFKAIDQASFGIEEGEFVAIVGPSGSGKSTLLSIAGALLTPTSGQIRIDDKDLASLSSKKITQLRLDKLGFIFQSANLIPYLKIKDQLGLIGKLGALSKKAAEKRAKDLLEHFGLSERLDHFPNELSGGQRQRVAVARALMNDPSIIFADEPTASLDSKRGLEVVEMLANEIKTRNKSGIMVTHDERVLHLCDRVITIKDGKLV is encoded by the coding sequence ATGAAAACACTAGAAATGGATAATGTCACAAAGATCTATCATGATGGACCTAAGGAATTTAAAGCAATTGACCAGGCTTCATTTGGGATTGAAGAAGGGGAATTCGTAGCAATTGTAGGCCCATCAGGTTCTGGTAAAAGTACTTTGCTATCAATTGCTGGAGCATTGCTCACACCGACCAGTGGACAGATACGTATAGATGATAAGGATTTAGCATCCTTATCATCGAAAAAAATTACACAATTGCGTTTAGATAAACTAGGATTTATTTTCCAATCAGCAAACCTTATTCCTTATTTAAAAATTAAAGATCAGCTAGGGTTAATCGGTAAACTAGGAGCGCTAAGTAAAAAGGCAGCGGAAAAACGGGCGAAGGATTTACTTGAACATTTTGGACTTTCTGAGCGACTTGATCATTTTCCGAATGAGCTTTCAGGGGGGCAAAGGCAACGAGTTGCTGTAGCTCGTGCGCTAATGAATGATCCGAGTATTATTTTTGCGGATGAACCTACAGCAAGCTTAGACTCGAAACGTGGATTAGAAGTAGTTGAAATGCTAGCGAATGAAATAAAAACCCGTAATAAATCGGGAATTATGGTGACACATGATGAGCGTGTCTTGCATTTATGTGACAGGGTAATCACGATTAAGGATGGAAAATTGGTATAA
- a CDS encoding S9 family peptidase, protein MIQFPKPTVEQFFRTYAITNFAVSKDEQRLIFNANLNGKMNLWAMDLPDTYPYLFAHQEQLSSFIQFDATNRYVLSGFDQEGDENHHIYALPAEGGIPQPLITGSAEDKFYLAHLSDDGERIYYVTSEGNESFLNTRVRNLADDSDKLIHKGKDGLTELAAVSDNEKVFVYQVSFANTYVTGFVKDNGQEYSLTPDPEKVHVTFDSVFVDDSTVYFATDYDSEYSYVAKFDITTKQFWSVVTLDNESVKTLKFNKEQQTLYILAENGVQDNLYRYDLTIEHVEKLSLPVDVINQLHVAKSGSLYALGISATIPPNIYQLNDSLQWKRLTNNTVLGVSKEEMIEPDVVTYPSFDGMEIEALLFKASPDNDNGHTIFWPHGGPQAAERKTFRSMFQCFLNRGYSVFAPNFRGSTGYGSSFVKMVEQDWGEGPRLDCVASIEWLFEKGITDREKLFLVGGSYGGYMTLLLHGRHPEYFKACIDIFGPSDLFTFVNSVPPHWKPIMERWIGDPERDKERFVRDSPVTYLDTMTKPMLVIQGAKDPRVVKAESDQIVAKLQEKGREVEYMVLEDEGHGFSKKENEINTYNRMIDFLEKHQG, encoded by the coding sequence ATGATACAATTTCCGAAACCAACCGTAGAGCAGTTTTTTCGTACATACGCAATTACCAATTTTGCAGTAAGTAAAGATGAACAGCGTCTTATTTTTAATGCAAATCTAAATGGCAAAATGAATTTGTGGGCAATGGATTTACCAGATACATACCCATACCTCTTTGCGCATCAGGAACAGTTAAGTAGCTTTATTCAATTTGATGCTACTAATCGCTATGTTTTATCAGGATTTGATCAGGAAGGTGATGAAAACCACCATATTTATGCACTACCTGCTGAGGGTGGGATACCACAACCGCTAATAACCGGAAGTGCTGAAGACAAATTTTACCTTGCACATTTAAGTGATGATGGAGAACGAATTTATTATGTAACATCTGAAGGAAATGAATCTTTTTTAAATACCCGCGTTCGTAATCTTGCGGATGATTCTGACAAGCTTATCCATAAAGGAAAAGACGGCCTTACGGAACTAGCAGCTGTGTCAGATAATGAAAAAGTATTTGTATATCAAGTTTCGTTCGCTAACACGTATGTGACAGGTTTTGTTAAAGATAATGGTCAGGAGTATAGCCTAACACCAGATCCGGAAAAAGTTCATGTAACATTTGATTCTGTTTTTGTGGATGATTCTACCGTCTATTTTGCTACTGATTATGATAGTGAATATAGTTATGTAGCAAAATTTGATATAACAACAAAGCAATTTTGGTCTGTTGTAACACTCGATAATGAAAGTGTAAAAACGTTGAAGTTTAATAAAGAACAGCAAACACTTTATATCCTTGCTGAAAATGGAGTCCAGGATAATTTGTATCGATATGATTTAACGATAGAACATGTAGAAAAATTAAGCCTACCAGTTGATGTCATTAATCAACTTCATGTTGCAAAATCTGGTTCCCTGTATGCACTTGGTATAAGTGCTACAATTCCGCCTAATATTTATCAACTGAATGATAGTTTGCAATGGAAGCGGCTAACAAATAACACGGTATTAGGTGTTAGCAAAGAAGAAATGATTGAGCCAGACGTAGTAACCTATCCGTCATTTGATGGCATGGAAATTGAGGCATTATTATTTAAAGCGAGTCCAGATAATGATAATGGTCATACTATTTTCTGGCCGCACGGTGGTCCGCAAGCAGCAGAAAGAAAGACTTTCAGATCCATGTTCCAATGTTTCTTAAACCGCGGATACAGTGTTTTTGCTCCGAACTTCCGAGGTAGTACTGGATATGGTTCATCGTTCGTAAAAATGGTGGAACAGGATTGGGGAGAGGGACCAAGGCTTGATTGTGTTGCAAGTATCGAATGGCTGTTTGAAAAAGGTATTACCGATCGAGAAAAACTATTCCTTGTTGGTGGTAGCTATGGTGGATATATGACATTATTGCTTCATGGTCGTCATCCAGAGTATTTCAAAGCGTGCATCGACATTTTTGGACCATCTGATTTGTTTACGTTCGTAAATTCCGTTCCTCCACACTGGAAACCAATTATGGAGCGATGGATTGGTGATCCGGAACGCGACAAAGAACGTTTTGTTCGGGATTCTCCAGTAACATATTTGGATACAATGACAAAGCCCATGCTCGTGATCCAAGGTGCAAAAGATCCTCGTGTTGTGAAAGCAGAATCAGATCAAATCGTTGCGAAGCTTCAAGAAAAAGGTCGTGAAGTGGAATACATGGTGCTTGAGGATGAAGGGCATGGATTTAGTAAAAAAGAAAATGAAATTAATACGTATAATCGTATGATTGACTTTTTGGAAAAGCATCAAGGGTAA
- the glmS gene encoding glutamine--fructose-6-phosphate transaminase (isomerizing) yields the protein MCGIVGYIGQNDTKEILLNGLEKLEYRGYDSAGIAVLNDEGMNIFKVKGRIAALQDRVDASTHATMGIGHTRWATHGVPNVENAHPHQSTSGRFTVVHNGVIENYQDLKKSHLQDANFVSETDTEVIVQLMEKIFGELEDTAEAFRQTVSLLKGSYALGLIDREDQDKIYVAKNKSPLLIGLGEGFNVIASDAMATLKVTDQYLEIHDKEVVLVNRNFVEIQKLDGTAVTRKPFTAQIDVSDTEKGTYPHFMLKEIDEQPFVMRRIIKEYQDENNELKLDGDIRAAMQACDRVYIIACGTSYHAGLVGKHFIEKIANIPVEVHVASEFSYNMPLLSEKPLFVFISQSGETADSRSVLVRIKEKGYPALTITNVPGSTLSREANYTLNLYAGPEIAVASTKAYTAQIAVLAILAVDSARAKGLSLDFDPMQELAIAANAMEILTDQKDTIEELAKNYLATTRNAFFIGRSSDYYVCLEGSLKLKEISYIQAEGFAGGELKHGTIALIEEGTPVIALATQEEVNYAIRSNVQEVVSRGANAMVVSMRGLEQDDDAFVLPHVHELLTPLASVVPLQLLAYYAALHRDCDVDKPRNLAKSVTVE from the coding sequence ATGTGTGGAATTGTAGGCTATATCGGACAAAATGATACAAAAGAAATTTTATTAAATGGACTTGAGAAATTGGAATATCGCGGCTATGACTCCGCTGGAATTGCTGTTTTAAATGACGAGGGAATGAATATTTTCAAAGTTAAAGGACGTATTGCAGCGCTTCAAGATCGTGTAGATGCATCAACACATGCCACAATGGGAATTGGCCACACACGCTGGGCAACCCATGGTGTGCCAAATGTTGAGAATGCTCATCCACACCAAAGTACTTCAGGCCGCTTTACAGTCGTTCATAATGGAGTTATCGAAAACTACCAGGACCTGAAAAAGAGTCATCTACAAGACGCAAATTTTGTCAGTGAAACAGATACAGAAGTCATTGTACAATTAATGGAGAAGATTTTCGGGGAACTTGAAGATACTGCTGAGGCATTTCGTCAAACCGTAAGTCTTCTAAAAGGTTCTTATGCCCTTGGTTTAATTGATCGTGAAGACCAAGATAAAATCTATGTGGCAAAAAATAAGAGCCCGTTATTGATTGGTTTAGGCGAGGGGTTCAATGTTATCGCAAGTGATGCTATGGCGACACTAAAGGTAACTGACCAGTATCTAGAAATCCATGACAAAGAAGTTGTTCTGGTTAACCGCAACTTTGTTGAAATCCAAAAGCTTGATGGAACTGCTGTTACTCGTAAACCTTTTACAGCGCAGATTGATGTGAGTGATACTGAAAAAGGTACGTACCCACACTTTATGTTGAAGGAAATCGATGAGCAACCATTTGTTATGCGTAGAATCATCAAAGAATACCAAGATGAAAACAACGAGCTGAAGCTTGATGGAGATATACGTGCGGCAATGCAAGCTTGTGATCGAGTTTATATCATTGCATGCGGCACAAGTTATCATGCAGGACTAGTTGGAAAACATTTCATTGAAAAAATAGCGAACATCCCAGTCGAAGTTCACGTAGCAAGTGAATTTTCCTATAACATGCCATTACTATCAGAAAAGCCATTGTTTGTATTTATCTCACAAAGTGGAGAGACAGCTGATAGTAGGTCGGTATTAGTAAGAATTAAAGAAAAGGGATATCCAGCACTTACAATTACAAATGTGCCAGGATCCACCCTTTCTCGTGAAGCAAATTATACGTTAAATCTATATGCAGGACCAGAAATTGCAGTTGCATCAACAAAAGCATACACAGCGCAAATTGCTGTACTTGCAATATTGGCGGTTGATTCCGCAAGAGCAAAAGGTCTCTCGCTCGACTTCGATCCAATGCAAGAGCTTGCGATTGCGGCAAACGCAATGGAAATTTTGACGGATCAAAAAGATACCATTGAAGAGCTTGCTAAAAACTATTTAGCAACAACACGCAATGCGTTCTTCATTGGCCGCAGCAGTGACTACTATGTTTGTTTAGAAGGATCTTTAAAGCTTAAAGAGATTTCCTACATTCAGGCAGAAGGATTTGCAGGTGGCGAATTAAAGCATGGAACCATTGCTCTAATTGAAGAAGGTACACCAGTAATCGCACTAGCAACACAAGAAGAAGTTAACTATGCAATTCGCAGTAATGTACAGGAAGTAGTGTCACGTGGTGCAAACGCAATGGTTGTAAGCATGCGCGGCCTTGAACAAGATGACGATGCATTCGTATTACCACATGTTCATGAGCTATTAACACCACTTGCTTCTGTCGTACCATTACAGCTATTAGCTTACTATGCAGCATTACACCGTGACTGTGACGTTGATAAGCCACGCAATTTGGCTAAGAGTGTTACGGTGGAGTAG